From a region of the Deinococcus misasensis DSM 22328 genome:
- a CDS encoding serine hydrolase domain-containing protein, whose amino-acid sequence MNLSEVAQRIFEPFKSSTAGNSVAVLWNHQVIYSHVAGWADVQKQVPITPETPFCIGSITKTMVALCIMQLVEGGKIKLDDPVEQHLKSIQIHSPFVNNPIRIRHLLTHTSGLGYFRSLTDLLLPAGALGSLKDAPPLPEYYRKGLTPIYPPEDRWSYCNHAFALLGQLVEDVTGQPFSEVLIQRVLLSAGMQNPAYGRPEKRALPHLQKKQGFKAAPDLDIVVKPAGAVFANLNDMVAYAQSLLVFSPALLKPESFKEVFQRHHQVHPDLMGMGLGFLIENQGGHEVYSHSGGWIGYNSNLFVCPEKGLAVVVMANSASPEVQTLPLKFLQEALGQPEPQETRLPLSSLKFARSYAEQVRGVEKPLVFLSQPGGLKLRFQNGKLLIHTLTGPWRRGVNLKPLGQNVFEIEDPEQPLKCALEVQGNRVTALCLGLNRLQGHF is encoded by the coding sequence ATTTACTCCCACGTGGCCGGATGGGCCGATGTCCAGAAGCAGGTTCCCATCACGCCAGAGACCCCTTTTTGCATTGGATCCATCACCAAAACCATGGTGGCCCTGTGCATCATGCAGTTGGTCGAGGGTGGAAAAATCAAACTGGATGATCCGGTGGAACAGCACCTCAAAAGCATCCAGATTCACAGCCCTTTTGTGAACAACCCCATTCGCATCCGGCACCTGTTGACCCACACCTCTGGATTGGGTTATTTCCGCAGTTTGACAGACCTGCTTTTGCCTGCAGGCGCTTTGGGAAGCCTCAAGGATGCCCCTCCCCTGCCTGAGTACTACCGCAAAGGCCTGACCCCCATTTATCCCCCAGAGGACCGCTGGAGTTACTGCAACCATGCCTTTGCACTGCTCGGGCAACTGGTGGAAGATGTGACCGGGCAACCTTTCTCTGAAGTGTTGATTCAAAGGGTGTTGCTTTCTGCAGGCATGCAAAATCCTGCATATGGAAGGCCAGAGAAACGTGCCTTGCCACACCTCCAGAAAAAACAAGGTTTTAAAGCTGCACCTGATCTGGACATCGTGGTGAAACCCGCCGGAGCGGTGTTTGCAAACCTGAATGACATGGTGGCTTATGCCCAGAGCCTGCTTGTCTTCTCTCCTGCCCTGCTGAAACCCGAGTCGTTCAAAGAGGTGTTCCAGAGGCACCATCAGGTCCATCCAGACCTGATGGGCATGGGACTGGGTTTTCTGATCGAAAATCAAGGAGGGCATGAAGTGTATTCCCACTCTGGAGGCTGGATCGGCTACAACAGCAACCTGTTTGTGTGTCCAGAAAAAGGGCTGGCGGTGGTGGTGATGGCCAATTCTGCATCTCCTGAAGTGCAAACCCTGCCCCTGAAATTTTTACAGGAAGCTCTGGGACAACCTGAACCTCAAGAAACCCGCTTGCCCCTGTCCAGTTTGAAGTTTGCCCGCAGTTATGCAGAACAGGTGCGTGGCGTGGAAAAACCTCTGGTTTTCCTGTCTCAACCCGGAGGTTTGAAACTGCGTTTCCAGAATGGAAAGTTGCTGATTCACACCCTGACTGGACCATGGCGCCGGGGGGTAAACTTGAAACCTCTGGGCCAGAATGTGTTTGAAATCGAAGATCCCGAGCAACCCCTGAAGTGCGCTCTGGAAGTGCAGGGAAATCGGGTGACAGCCCTTTGTTTGGGTCTGAACCGCTTGCAGGGCCATTTCTGA
- a CDS encoding ABC transporter permease, which translates to MRLILTLAFSHLRRRRTQNALTLVGIAVGVMVLVTALSLTNGFTQSLIDATLKTIPHIALVGSKPERNLELEKALEANPKVQAFSAFAADKALITRPATEGLPAGVDFATLLGVTSQEAGVLNLRPEEMQLISTLKPNEIVLGEVLARTIGAFPGDEVRLLNSQYKRGSLKVKGTFRSGYILIDQAYAFMRLEDIKKLNPDSPISYRINLKDPMEAREVGFDLMRQYQAYAPQPWQDINATLIEQMALQKRVIGIVVFLIVIVAAFGIANILILSVFEKTQEIAILRAMGTPEKWILQTFMLEGLILGVGGLILGNILGFGVSYYFKLNPIRLPGDLYFISSLPVQIQALDFVWVNIVSLATTLLAGFAAASKAARIEPAKVIR; encoded by the coding sequence ATGCGACTGATTCTGACTCTGGCTTTCTCACACCTGCGCCGCAGGCGCACCCAGAATGCCCTGACCCTTGTGGGCATTGCTGTGGGGGTCATGGTGCTGGTGACGGCCCTCTCACTGACCAATGGATTCACCCAATCCCTGATTGATGCCACCTTGAAAACCATCCCACACATTGCCCTGGTGGGCAGCAAACCCGAGCGCAATCTGGAGCTGGAAAAAGCCCTTGAAGCCAACCCCAAAGTTCAGGCTTTCAGTGCATTTGCTGCAGACAAAGCCCTGATCACCCGTCCGGCCACGGAAGGTCTGCCTGCAGGTGTGGATTTTGCCACCTTGCTCGGGGTGACCTCTCAGGAAGCCGGGGTGCTCAACCTGCGCCCAGAGGAAATGCAACTGATCAGCACCCTCAAACCCAATGAAATTGTCTTGGGCGAGGTGCTGGCCCGCACCATCGGGGCTTTTCCCGGCGATGAAGTGCGCTTGCTCAACAGCCAGTACAAACGGGGCAGCCTGAAAGTCAAAGGGACCTTTCGCTCTGGGTACATTTTGATCGATCAGGCTTATGCATTCATGCGTCTGGAGGACATCAAAAAACTCAATCCAGACAGCCCAATCAGCTACCGCATCAACCTGAAAGACCCCATGGAAGCCCGGGAAGTGGGCTTTGACCTGATGCGACAATATCAGGCATATGCCCCCCAGCCATGGCAGGACATCAACGCCACGTTGATTGAACAAATGGCCCTGCAAAAACGGGTGATTGGGATTGTGGTGTTCCTGATCGTGATTGTGGCAGCCTTCGGGATCGCCAACATCCTGATCCTCAGTGTCTTCGAGAAAACACAGGAAATCGCCATCCTGCGGGCCATGGGCACCCCGGAGAAATGGATTTTGCAGACCTTCATGCTGGAGGGCCTGATTCTGGGGGTGGGTGGGTTGATCCTCGGGAACATTCTGGGTTTTGGGGTGAGTTACTACTTCAAACTCAATCCGATCCGCTTGCCCGGAGACCTGTATTTCATTTCCAGTCTGCCTGTGCAAATTCAGGCTCTGGATTTCGTGTGGGTCAACATCGTCAGTCTGGCCACCACTTTGCTGGCTGGTTTTGCTGCTGCC